In one window of Falco cherrug isolate bFalChe1 chromosome 10, bFalChe1.pri, whole genome shotgun sequence DNA:
- the LOC102046853 gene encoding 1,25-dihydroxyvitamin D(3) 24-hydroxylase, mitochondrial yields MAGGGICLRHPARTCGRAAMGPAAPAQRLASSLRALRSRGHPLAALPGPPRWPLMGSLPDVLWKGGLKRQHETLAEYHRRFGKIFRMKLGAFDSVHIAAPCLLEALYRRESACPQRLEIKPWKAYRDYRNEGYGLLILEGKDWQRVRSAFQKKLMKPREVVKLDTTINEVLEDFMHRIDDVCNHNGQMEDVYSEFNKWSFESICLVLYGKRFGLLQQDVEEESLNFIKAVKMMMSTFGMMMVTPVELHKGLNTKVWQAHTKAWDDIFKTAKHSIDCRLEKHSANPQEDFLCDIYAGGQLSRKELYAAIAELQIAGVETTANSLLWALYNISRNPHVQQKLYQEIQSVLAANESPSAENLTNMPYVKACLKESMRLTPSVPFTTRTIHTEMVLGDYVLPKGTVLMINSHALGCNEEYFNGWTQFKPERWFQKDLINPFSHVPFGIGKRMCIGRRIAELQLHLALCWLIRKYQIVATDNKPVETLHSGILIPSRELPIAFHRRQGTCRRFSRVHEIFL; encoded by the exons ATGGCAGGCGGCGGCATCTGCCTCCGGCACCCCGCCCGCACCTGCGGCCGCGCCGCCAtgggccccgccgcccccgcgcagCGCCTCGCCTCCTCCCTCCGCGCCCTGCGGAGCCGCGGGCACCCCCTGGCCGCGCTGCCCGGCCCCCCGCGCTGGCCGCTGATGGGCAGCCTGCCCGACGTGCTCTGGAAGGGGGGGCTCAAGCGGCAGCACGAGACGCTG GCTGAGTACCACAGGAGGTTTGGCAAGATATTCCGCATGAAGCTGGGGGCTTTCGACTCGGTGCACATCGCAGCCCCCTGCCTCCTGGAAGCCCTGTACCGCCGGGAGAGCGCCTGCCCTCAGCGCCTGGAGATCAAGCCCTGGAAAGCCTATCGGGACTATCGCAACGAGGGCTACGGGCTGCTGATCCT GGAAGGAAAGGACTGGCAGAGGGTGAGAAGTGCCTTTCAAAAGAAACTAATGAAACCCCGGGAAGTTGTGAAACTGGATACCACCATCAATGAG GTCCTGGAGGACTTCATGCACAGAATAGATGATGTTTGTAATCACAATGGGCAAATGGAAGACGTCTATTCAGAATTCAACAAATGGTCCTTTGAAA GTATCTGCCTGGTGCTGTATGGAAAGAGGTTTGGTCTCCTACAGCAGGATGTTGAAGAAGAAAGTTTGAACTTCATCAAAGCTGTAAAAATG ATGATGTCTACTTTTGGAATGATGATGGTGACCCCTGTGGAACTTCACAAGGGTCTGAACACAAAAGTCTGGCAAGCTCATACTAAAGCATGGGATGACATATTTAAAACAG CCAAGCACTCAATTGACTGTCGGCTGGAAAAACACTCTGCAAACCCTCAGGAGGATTTCCTGTGTGACATCTATGCTGGAGGACAACTTTCCAGGAAGGAGCTGTACGCTGCCATCGCAGAGCTCCAGATTGCAGGAGTTGAAACG aCAGCCAACAGTTTACTGTGGGCTTTGTATAACATTTCGCGCAATCCACATGTTCAGCAGAAGCTTTACCAGGAAATACAGAGTGTTTTGGCTGCTAATGAGAGTCCAAGTGCTGAGAACTTGACGAATATGCCTTACGTAAAAGCATGTCTGAAAGAATCTATGAG ATTAACACCATCAGTGCCATTTACCACTCGCACCATCCACACAGAAATGGTTCTGGGAGATTACGTATTGCCCAAAGGG ACTGTACTAATGATAAATAGCCATGCCCTGGGTTGCAATGAAGAGTACTTTAATGGCTGGACTCAGTTTAAACCAGAGCGCTGGTTTCAGAAGGACTTAATAAATCCATTTTCTCACGTTCCTTTTGGCATTGGGAAGAGGATGTGCATCGGACGCCGCatagcagagctgcagcttcaCTTGGCCCTTTGCTGG CTCATTCGCAAATACCAAATTGTAGCAACTGACAACAAACCAGTAGAAACACTCCATTCGGGAATACTGATTCCTAGTCGGGAGCTTCCCATTGCATTTCACAGACGACAAGGTACGTGCAGAAGGTTCTCCCGAGTAcatgagatttttctttga